CCGGTGGAGCGGTGCGTCGCTTTGCTGGCCCGCGTCGCCGACACCGACCTCGTCGCCCGCGGCTCGTTCTTCCAGCGCGACTTCATCCGCAAACAACGCGAGCAGGGCCTGCCGCTGCATCTGATCGCGCACGAAGACGTCATCGTGCTGCGCCGCCCGCTCACCCCTGCCACGCCCGCGACCGGCGGCCGGTCATGAGCGCCCGCACACGGTGCCGCGACTGCGGCTGGACAGCCCGCTTCCGGTGGCCCGCAGCAGCCCGCCGCGCTGCTGCGCTGCACCGCTGCCCAACACCCGAGCCGGCGGCTCCGGAGCCGCCAGCGCCGGAGCGGCCGGGCGGTGAGCGACCGTGACCGCGTCATCCCAAACAGCGAGCCCGGTGCCTGCCCAGGCGGGGCGCCTGCGAGGCCGGTCGTGCGCCAGCGGGGCCGCTCTCGCGACAGGATGGGGCGCGGCCGGGGGCTACCTGGCGGTGGTGGCCGGGACGAACTGGGCCAGCACGCACCACGTGCTCACGCTCGGCGGACTGGCCATCCCCGCGGGCGCCTGCCTGGCCGGGCTGGCCTTCACCCTCCGCGATGTCCTGCACGAGACGTTCAGCGTGCGCGGTGTGCCCGCGGCGATCGCCGCCGGGACCGTGCTCTCGGCGGCGGTGGCCGCACCGCGTATCGCGGTGGCCAGCGCGGTCGCGTTCGCCCTCTCCGAGGCCGCCGACTCGTGGCTGTATCGCCGGTGGCGCCCGCACGGGACGCTGGCCGCGCTCGCGGGATCGAACCTCGCCGGAGCGGTCGCGGACACCCTGGTGTTCGTGCCGTGGGCCTTCGGGTCCCTGGCGCTGCTGCCGGGACAGCTCACGGGCAAAGCCCTGACCACCGCGCTGGTACTCGCGGTGGTGGCGGTGTGGTCGAAGCGGCGGGAGGTGCCGTCGTGAAGTTCTACCTGGGCACCCACCAGCCCGCGTGGCTCGCCCGTGACCTCGGTGTGCCGCTGCTGGTTTCGCACCGCCGCCTG
The genomic region above belongs to Amycolatopsis sp. YIM 10 and contains:
- a CDS encoding VUT family protein; amino-acid sequence: MTASSQTASPVPAQAGRLRGRSCASGAALATGWGAAGGYLAVVAGTNWASTHHVLTLGGLAIPAGACLAGLAFTLRDVLHETFSVRGVPAAIAAGTVLSAAVAAPRIAVASAVAFALSEAADSWLYRRWRPHGTLAALAGSNLAGAVADTLVFVPWAFGSLALLPGQLTGKALTTALVLAVVAVWSKRREVPS